Proteins encoded by one window of Salvia splendens isolate huo1 chromosome 7, SspV2, whole genome shotgun sequence:
- the LOC121811639 gene encoding MADS-box protein JOINTLESS-like gives MVRQKIEIKKIDNLTTRQVTFSKRRKGLFKKARELSTLCDAEIALIVFSASGKLFDYSSSSMMQIIQRHDHQTEFKLLKQPPLHIQGSDGLGKLSRHLMELSIELKQLEGEHLQGLSLASLIKLEKLIEGGMSRIRKTKNERLEDEMRELKTREFKLMEENARLNTQPIEKSSKRNAFDLGIPPISDSNCSDTFLKLGLP, from the exons ATGGTGAGGCAGAAGATTGAGATCAAGAAGATTGACAACTTGACGACGAGGCAGGTGACCTTCTCCAAGAGGAGAAAAGGGCTTTTCAAGAAAGCTAGAGAGCTCTCCACTCTCTGCGATGCTGAGATTGCCCTTATTGTTTTCTCAGCCTCCGGCAAACTCTTCGACTACTCTTCCTCAAg CATGATGCAAATCATCCAAAGGCATGATCATCAAACAGAATTCAAACTACTTAAGCAACCTCCCCTCCATATTCAG GGAAGTGATGGCCTTGGCAAACTCAGCAGGCATCTTATGGAGCTCAGCATTGAGCTAAA acAGCTTGAGGGAGAACATCTCCAAGGGCTTAGCTTGGCCAGTCTCATAAAGCTTGAGAAATTGATCGAGGGAGGAATGAGCCGCATTCGAAAAACTAAG AATGAGAGGCTAGAGGATGAAATGAGGGAGCTCAAGACAAGG GAATTTAAATTGATGGAAGAAAACGCACGGTTGAATACGCAGCCAATAGAG AAATCCAGCAAAAGAAATGCTTTTGACCTTGGAATTCCGCCTATTTCCGACAGCAATTGCTCCGACACATTCCTCAAGCTAGG GCTGCCCTAA
- the LOC121811638 gene encoding guanosine nucleotide diphosphate dissociation inhibitor At5g09550-like — protein MDEEYDVIVLGTGLKECILSGLLSVDGLKVLHMDKNNYYGGESSSLNLIQLWKRFRGEEQPPENLGASREYNVDMIPKFMMANGTLVRVLIHANVTKYLNFKAVDGSFVYNKGKIHKVPATDVEALKSPLMGLFEKRRARKFFVFVQDFNESDPKTHHGMDLSTITARQLISKYELEDHTIDFIGHALALHFSDEYLDKPALTFVKRMKLYAESLARFQSGSPYIYPMYGLGELPQAFARLSAVYGGTYMLNKPDCKVEYEDGVVVGVTSEGETAKCKKVVCDPSYLPDKAEKVGKVARAVIIMSHPIPDTHESHSAQVIIPQKQLGRKSDMYLFCCSYYHNVAPKGKYIAFVLTEAETDDPEAELKPGVDLLGPVDEIFYETYDRYKPTNDCDSDHCYISMSYDPSTHFESTVEDVLAMYNKITGKVIDLSVDLSAASAGEQ, from the exons ATGGATGAAGAGTACGATGTCATCGTTCTCGGCACTGGTCTGAAAGAATGCATTCTCAGCGGCCTTCTCTCCGTCGATGGCTTAAAA GTACTACACATGGACAAAAATAACTATTATGGAGGAGAATCCAGCTCTCTCAATTTGATTCAG CTCTGGAAGCGTTTCAGGGGAGAGGAGCAACCGCCCGAGAATTTAGGCGCAAGCAGAGAGTACAACGTTGATATGATCCCGAAG TTCATGATGGCGAATGGAACTTTAGTACGCGTCTTGATTCATGCGAATGTCACCAAGTACCTCAACTTCAAGGCTGTAGATGGTAGTTTTGTCTACAATAAAGGAAAG ATCCACAAGGTCCCAGCAACTGATGTCGAGGCACTGAAATCCCCACTAATGGGGCTTTTTGAGAAGAGGCGCGCGCGCAAGTTCTTTGTCTTTGTTCAAGACTTTAATGAGAGTGATCCCAAGACACATCACGGGATGGACTTGAGCACGATTACAGCAAGACAGCTTATCTC AAAGTATGAATTGGAAGACCACACGATTGATTTTATAGGCCATGCACTCGCTCTGCATTTCAGCGATGAATACTTGGACAAGCCAGCACTGACTTTTGTTAAGAGAATGAAG CTGTATGCAGAATCTTTGGCGCGATTCCAATCCGGATCTCCTTACATCTATCCTATGTATGGACTTGGAGAGTTGCCTCAG GCGTTTGCTCGTCTGAGCGCAGTGTATGGTGGGACTTACATGCTAAACAAGCCAGACTGTAAG GTGGAATATGAGGATGGAGTAGTGGTTGGAGTAACATCCGAAGGAGAAACGGCTAAATGCAAGAAAGTTGTCTGCGACCCCTCATATTTACCCGATAAG GCTGAGAAGGTAGGGAAAGTTGCGCGTGCTGTCATTATAATGAGCCACCCGATCCCAGACACTCACGAGTCGCACTCAGCTCAAGTCATCATCCCACAGAAGCAGCTTGGCCGTAAATCAGACAT GTATCTCTTCTGCTGCTCGTACTATCACAACGTGGCGCCAAAAGGAAAATACATAGCTTTCGTTTTGACAGAGGCTGAGACTGATGACCCGGAGGCAGAGCTGAAGCCCGGGGTGGACCTTCTTGGACCGGTTGATGAGATATTCTACGAAACCTATGACAGATATAAGCCCACCAACGACTGCGATTCTGACCATTGTTATATTTCTATG AGTTATGACCCGTCCACACACTTCGAGTCCACTGTGGAAGATGTTTTGGCTATGTATAACAAGATAACTGGAAAG GTTATTGATTTGTCAGTGGACCTTAGTGCAGCAAGTGCTGGTGAACAATGA
- the LOC121742435 gene encoding magnesium-dependent phosphatase 1-like isoform X1, with product MSDERVKKEAMEIIAEFEVLPRLVVFDLDYTLWPFYCEYLSKCEMPSLYPHVKGILHALKDKGIDIAVASRSPTPDKANTFLEKLGIKSFFVAQEIFSSWTHKTVHFQKLKQRTGVPYNEMLFFDDEDRNIQAVSKMSVTSILVDDGVDLGALRQGLTKFSQNRSALEKNKQRWQNFSKKRPLQKISNDLKNCVPAMTFSSSAAFSLNCSPSSSTRTRLMDSATTSRLKELSLFLGTSYPAWFSTISLAVSPWSDIKGRRISG from the exons ATGAGCGACGAGAGGGTGAAGAAAGAGGCTATGGAGATCATAGCTGAATTCGAGGTGCTGCCTCGTCTCGTCGTCTTTGACCTTGATTATACACTCTGGCCCTTTTACTG TGAATATCTCTCCAAGTGTGAAATGCCATCACTATATCCGCATGTCAAAGGCATACTGCATGCTCTTAAGGACAAAGGTATTGATATCGCTGTTGCCTCGAGATCACCAACTCCGGATAAAGCCAACACTTTTCTTGAGAAGTTGggaataaaatcattttttgttGCTCAG GAGATATTCTCAAGTTGGACCCACAAGACTGTTCATTTTCAGAAACTGAAGCAGAGGACTGGTGTTCCATACAATGAGATGCTCTTTTTTGATGATGAAGATCGCAACATACAGGCA GTATCGAAAATGAGTGTTACGAGTATTTTGGTGGACGATGGTGTCGATCTCGGAGCTTTGAGGCAGGGGCTCACTAAGTTCTCTCAAAATAGGTCGGCATTGGAAAAGAACAAGCAAAGATGGcagaatttttcaaaaaaacgACCTCTTCAGAAAATCAGCAATGATTTAAAGAACTGCGTACCTGCAATGACATTTTCCAG CTCTGCAGCCTTCAGCCTCAACTGCTCACCTTCATCTTCTACAAGAACTCGTCTTATGGATTCAGCAACGACGTCCCGGCTAAAAGAACTATCTTTGTTCCTGGGAACTTCATATCCAGCTTGGTTTTCCACTATCAGCTTAGCAGTGAGTCCTTGGTCTGATATAAAGGGGAGAAGAATTAGTGGGTGA
- the LOC121742435 gene encoding magnesium-dependent phosphatase 1-like isoform X2, with amino-acid sequence MSDERVKKEAMEIIAEFEVLPRLVVFDLDYTLWPFYCEYLSKCEMPSLYPHVKGILHALKDKGIDIAVASRSPTPDKANTFLEKLGIKSFFVAQEIFSSWTHKTVHFQKLKQRTGVPYNEMLFFDDEDRNIQAVSKMSVTSILVDDGVDLGALRQGLTKFSQNRSALEKNKQRWQNFSKKRPLQKISNDLKNCVPAMTFSRHFAALQPSASTAHLHLLQELVLWIQQRRPG; translated from the exons ATGAGCGACGAGAGGGTGAAGAAAGAGGCTATGGAGATCATAGCTGAATTCGAGGTGCTGCCTCGTCTCGTCGTCTTTGACCTTGATTATACACTCTGGCCCTTTTACTG TGAATATCTCTCCAAGTGTGAAATGCCATCACTATATCCGCATGTCAAAGGCATACTGCATGCTCTTAAGGACAAAGGTATTGATATCGCTGTTGCCTCGAGATCACCAACTCCGGATAAAGCCAACACTTTTCTTGAGAAGTTGggaataaaatcattttttgttGCTCAG GAGATATTCTCAAGTTGGACCCACAAGACTGTTCATTTTCAGAAACTGAAGCAGAGGACTGGTGTTCCATACAATGAGATGCTCTTTTTTGATGATGAAGATCGCAACATACAGGCA GTATCGAAAATGAGTGTTACGAGTATTTTGGTGGACGATGGTGTCGATCTCGGAGCTTTGAGGCAGGGGCTCACTAAGTTCTCTCAAAATAGGTCGGCATTGGAAAAGAACAAGCAAAGATGGcagaatttttcaaaaaaacgACCTCTTCAGAAAATCAGCAATGATTTAAAGAACTGCGTACCTGCAATGACATTTTCCAG ACACTTTGCAGCTCTGCAGCCTTCAGCCTCAACTGCTCACCTTCATCTTCTACAAGAACTCGTCTTATGGATTCAGCAACGACGTCCCGGCTAA